The genomic segment TCATTTCAAGAAGCCGGGCGTGAAGCTCCTGCCGAACGAGTTCTACATGACGAGCGAAGACATGGTGCTCGTCACCGTGCTCGGCTCGTGCGTGGCGGCGTGCATCAACGATCGCACGGCGGGCATCGGCGGCATGAATCATTTCATGCTGCCCGACGACGGCTCCGACGCATCGCACGCATCGTCCGATTCGATGCGCTACGGCGCGTACGCGATGGAAGTGCTCATCAACGAGCTCATCAAGCGTGGCGGGCGGCGCGAACGCTTCGAAGCAAAAGTGTTCGGCGGCGGCGCGGTGCTCGCGGGCATGACGACCATCAACATCGGCGATCGCAATTCGGAATTCGTGCGGCGCTATCTCGCGCTGGAGAAGATCCGCATCGTCGCCGAGGACTTGCAGGGCATGCATCCGCGCAAGGTCGCGTTCATGCCGCGCTCGGGCCAGGTGATGGTGAAGAAACTGAAGACCGCGCATGACCCGGTCGTGGTCGAACGCGAGCAGGCGCTCGTGCAGCGCACGCCGGAAGAGCGCGCCGAACGGCTCGCGAAGGCGCGTGCGCGTGTCGAGCTGTTCCAGTCGAACACGGCGAGCACGAAACCGCGCGCGGAATTGTTCACGACGAATGCGTCGGGCGTGAAGCGCCCGCGTGCGGAACTGTTCACGTCGCGTATGAAGATCGTGGAGGAAGCATGACACTCAGCCACGCGCCGAAAATCAAGGTGCTGTGCGTCGACGACTCGGCGCTCGTGCGCAGCCTGATGACCGAAATCATCAACTCGCAGCCCGACATGCACGTCTGCGCGACCGCGCCCGATCCGCTCGTCGCGCGCGAGCTGATCAAGCTGCACAACCCGGACGTGCTGACGCTCGACGTCGAAATGCCGCGCATGGACGGCCTCGACTTTCTCGAAAAGCTGATGCGCCTGCGGCCGATGCCGGTCGTGATGGTGTCGTCGCTGACCGAGCGCGGCAACGAAATCACGCTGCGCGCCCTGGAACTCGGCGCGGTCGATTTCGTCACGAAGCCGAAAGTCGGCATTCGCGACGGCATGCTCGATTACGCCGAAAAGCTCGCCGACAAGATTCGCGCCGCGTCGCGCGCGCGCGTCAAGCAGGCGGCGCACGCGTCGAGCGTTCCCGCGAACGCGAACGCGGCTGCGCACAAGCCCGCGCCGCATTTCAACAACCCGCTCGTGTCGACGGAAAAGCTCGTGATCGTCGGCGCATCGACGGGCGGCACGGAAGCGATCCGCGAAGTGCTCGTGCCGCTGCCGCCCGATGCGCCCGCGGTGCTCATCGCGCAGCACATGCCGCCGGGCTTCACGAAATCGTTCGCGCAGCGCCTGAACGGGCTGTGCCGCATCACCGTGAAGGAAGCGGAGCACGGCGAGCGCGTGCTGCCGGGTCACGCGTATATCGCGCCGGGCCACGCGCATCTGTTGCTCGCGAGAAGCGGCGCGAACTATGTCGCGCATCTGTCGGATGCGGCGCCGGTGAACCGGCATCGGCCTTCGGTCGACGTGCTGTTCCGCTCGGCGGCGCAGCACGCGGGCAAGAACGCGATCGGCGTGATCCTGACCGGCATGGGCCGCGACGGCGCCGCCGGTCTTCTGGAGATGCAGCAGGCGGGCGCATACACGCTCGCGCAGGACGAAGCGAGTTGCGTGGTGTTCGGCATGCCGCGCGAAGCGATTGCAATGGGCGGCGCAAGCGAGATCGCGCCGCTCTCTGAAATGAGCCGGCGCGTGATGGCGCGGCTTGCCTCGATGGGCGAACGCGTGCAGCGCGTCTGAACTTTGGAATTGAGCGGCGCCGCCGCATTGAGAACTCAAGGGAGTAAAGATGGACAAGAACATGAAGATCCTCGTCGTCGACGATTTTCCGACGATGCGCCGTATCGTGCGCAACCTGCTCAAGGAACTGGGCTACGGCAACGTCGACGAAGCCGAAGACGGCGCGGCGGGCCTCGCGCGTCTGCGTGGCGGCGGCTTCGACTTCGTGATCACCGACTGGAACATGCCGAACCTCGACGGCCTCTCGATGTTGCAGCAGATCCGCGCGGACGCGGCGCTCGCGCATCTGCCGGTGCTGATGGTGACGGCGGAATCGAAGAAGGAAAACATCATCGCGGCGGCGCAGGCGGGCGCGAACGGTTACGTGGTGAAGCCCTTCACGGCCGCCACGCTCGACGAGAAGCTCACCAAGATTCTCGAGAAGATGGCCAAAGCCGGGAGCTGATCGTGAACGATCTGACCACTGAACTGGCAGCCGCGGTTGCCGAAGCTGAAGCCGATCCGTCGAGCGACCGCATCCTCGCGCGCATCGGACAGCTCACGCGCACGCTGCGCGACTCGATGCGCGAGCTGGGCCTCGACAAGCAGGTCGAAGCCGCCGCGCAGGCCGTGCCCGACGCGCGCGACCGGTTGAAATATGTCGCGACGATGACCGAGCAGGCCGCCGAACGCGCGCTCAACGCGATCGAGCTCGCCAAGCCGATGCAGGAAGCGATGCAGACCGAAGCGCAGGCGCTCGACGCGCGCTGGGCCAAATGGTACGACGCGCCGCTCGCGCAGGGCGAGGCCGGCGAATTGCTCGCGCAAACCCGCACGTTCCTGCAAAGCGTGCCGCAACGCACCCAGGCGACCAACGCGCAACTGCTGGAAATCATGCTCGCGCAGGACTTCCAGGATCTGACCGGCCAGGTTATCAAGAAGATTACGGACGTCGTGTATCTGATCGAACAGCAATTGCTGGGCGTGCTGCTCGAGAACATCGCGCCCGAGCGGCGCGAGCAGTTCGCGGCATCGGCGGCGGCGCTGATGTCGTCGGTGGCGAGCGGCAGTCCGGAAAGCCTGCTCAACGGGCCGCAGATCAATCCCGAAGGCCGCAGCGACGTCGTGCAGGATCAGTCGCAAGTGGACGATCTGCTCGCCAGTCTGGGCTTCTGACGCACGTTAAAAGAAAGACTCATTTCGACGTACTCAACGTTGCACGACGACGCGGAGCGCATACCATTGCGCTTCGCGTTTTTTCTTATGTGCGCTTGCGAACGTTAGGACTATTCGCTGTGGCTGGCATACTAGACGCTATTCACGCCGCACGAAGCGGCGTAAGAAATGAGTGACGCATCGGTCATTCAATCGTCAGGAGCCGGCCGGGAGCGAGAGCGCGTGGGCGGCCGACAACCGATAGGAGGCCCAGTGAAGGCACCGAAGCAACCCCGTCATGGGCATCTGGTAAGCGCGCTGGCGTTCGTGGCCGGCGCGTTGAGCGTGTGCGCCGCGGCGCCCGCCTACGCCGTGCTCGGCGGCGATCCGATGAGCGCGCCGCAGGGCGCCACATCCGCCAATGCCGTCGCGCGTGCGGCGGTCGCGAGCGGTGCGTCGAACGCATCGTCGACATCGGCGTCGAACTACACGGTTCGCTCGACGACGCTCGCGAGCGGCACCGTCATCAACGAATATCTGTCCTCGGAAGGCGTCGTGTTCGGGATCGCGTGGCACGGGCCGCGCGTGCCGGACCTCGCAAGCCTGCTCGGCAGCTACTTCCCGCAATATCAGCAGGGCCTGAAGGCGCAGCGCGCCGCGCGCGGCGGGCGCGGGCCCGTGAGCGTGCAGGATTCGGGGCTCGTCGTGGAGTCGAGCGGCCATATGGGCGCATTCGCGGGCAGCGCGTATCTGCCGCAATCGTTGCCGGCCGGCGTGTCCGCCAGCGATATCCAGTAAGCGACGGGAGACTTTAGTATGCATCGAACGACACTCGGCCTTCCCGCCTCCTCCACCCGACGCGGCGGCTTCGCCCGCTGGCTCGGCGTGCTTTGTCTTTCCGTCATGCTCGCGGCCTGCGGCGGCGGCGACGACAGTTCCAGTTCCAGCAGCGGCGGCGGTTCGTCGGGCGGCGGCTCCGGCGGCGGTTCGGGCGGCGGCAGCTCGGGCACCAGCACGGCCAATGCGCAGCCGATCGCGGCCAACGGCACGAACGCGGTACCGATCAACGTCAACGCCGGCGTCGCGAACTTCGTCAACATCCCGAACGTGTCGGTGACGGTGTGCGCGCCGGGCTCGTCGGTGTGCCAGACCATCGACAACGTCCAGGTCGACACGGCGTCCTTCGGCCTGCGCATTCTCGGCTCGGCCGCGCAGTCCGTGCTCGGCAGCCTGCCGGTCACGCGCGCATCCACCGGTGGCCAGCTTGCCGAATGCGCGGGCTTCGCCGACGGCTACACGTGGGGCACGGTGCGTACGGCCGACGTGAAGATGGGCACGGAAGTGGCGTCGGGCGTGCCGATCCAGATCATCGGCGATCTGAATGCATCGGCGGCGCCGACCGGCACCAACGGCTGCCCGTCCGGCAACGACGAAAACACCGTCGGCGATATCGGCGCGAACGGCATTCTCGGCATCGGCCCGCAGACCTACGATTGCGGCTCGGGCTGCGTGAGCACGTCGCTCAACGCGATGTACTTCTCGTGCACGAATGGCGCGAATTGCACGGGCGTCGCGGTGCCGCTCGCGCAGCAGGTCGCCAATCCGGTCGCGAAGTTCGCGGTCGACAACAACGGCGTGATCGTGCAGTTGCCGCCGGTTCCCGATAACGGCGCGGCGACCGCGACCGGCGTGCTGATATTCGGTATCGGCACACAGAGCAACAATGCGATCAGCGGCGTGACGAAGTACGGCACCGACCCCTACGGCGATCTGACCGGCACGTACAAGGGGCAGACGTACAAGACGTTCTTCGATTCCGGATCGAACGGCAACTTCTTCCAGGACAGCTTCCCGCTGTGCTCGAGTTCGAGCGCGTTCTATTGCCCGAGCTCGGAGCAGTCGCTTTCGACGACGATCCGCGGCACCGAAGGCAACAGCGCGACCGTGCCGTTCCAGCTCGTCAGCGCGCGCACGCTGACGCAGGGCGGCAGCAAGTTCGCGTTCAACAGTCTCGGCGGCCAGCTCGGCATGTCCAACTTCTTCGACTTCGGCCTGCCGTTCTTCTTCGGACGACACGTCTACGTCGGATTCGAGTTGCCGAACAGCCCGGCGTATGTGGCGTTCTGACGCACTGCTCTGACCGGAGACGTTTTCCGGTTGGGTGGTCCGCAAAGCAAAACCGGCTGCGTTTCTGGCGCAGCCGGTTTTTTTATGGTGCGCCCGACATGTGCGCAATTTTGTGGCAAGCCCAATCCTGAGTTGAGCACAGGAGGCGAAGCGAAGTGCAGACAGGAGTCGTGCGCGCTGAAGCCTAACGTACTGATGAGATCACACCGTCGGACCGCCACCTGCCACAATCAGGGTCGCGCCGCAGGTGGTGCTGCTACCGTGATGCGCGATATTGCGGCCTTCGATTGCGCCGAGACCGCCACCGGTGATGACGCCTGGACCGTGCAAAGGACATGTGACGGTATCGCCGACGCGCGCGGCGGGACGGCCGTCGATTACCAGATTGGAACTGGCGGTGGTTACCATGCCGCCGTGGGTGGTGGGGGTGCCGAGGGTTGCGATTGGGGTTGTCATGAGAGGGCTATGAATGTTCCGTCGGCTCGTGAGCACGGGGAAAACAGCAAGGATAAGAGTGCTGCGATTTCCGACGAGGATGCGGCATCAACTCCACAGAACTCGAGATCGAAGAGTACTGTCTACTGATAGGTTACCGCTTCTTGCCTTGCAGACGCATTCAACGTCAGGCGCATGCAAAGCAATAAAGCTTGTCTTGGCCTTGGCACTTGGTCGGTATTACACCCTGCATCTTAGAATTCTGCGTATTTCAGAATCGATCACATTCTCATCTCTGCTAGATAAAGCCATGCAAAACCTAATGAATGAAAATATTGCAAATAGTATGGTCAGAAGTGCAATTGAAAATGCAATGATTTTCGCCTCCGACACCTCACCGAATTTCGCCAATAACATCATCATGAAGATTGAAAAACATGAAAACAATGCAAAACTAAAATTAACCGCCCGACTCACGTATGACTTTCGATAGAACCCAGTTAATCGAGAGCCGTCGTCAGAGGCAATCATTTTACCAACAAATACCACGTACCACGCGTTAAGCAGATTCGAATGCATATACGCCAATCGAACTTCATTATTTTTCAAATAACCAGTAAGCCCTTCGGTCCGCCGTAAGCCAGATACCTGAACGCAGAGTGATTGATGGATCGCACCGCGAGCCTCTTGCAATGGCATGGATGAATAAAATTCTCGCGTTTCACTTTTATAAAAGAAGAATTGCTTTAACATTTAATGTCTGAGGCATAGTGAATATTGTTGAGATGCTATCAATCCAGCAGCGGTACCAGCGCCTACTCCCACGCTTCCGGAGATAGATCCGCTCGTCGCGTTTAACAGATTAACGCTGTCCGTCTGAACAGAGCCCCCCCCTTTTGCTAACAGCCCTCCTGTGGCGAACCCGCCGTATGACAGACTTCTCCCCGTTATAGTCGGTGAGGAACTGAGGGTAGTGCTTACAGCAAGTCCACCGGCCGCACCTGGACCAGCAGTCTGAGAAAGATTCAGATACAAACAAGCATCCGGCA from the Caballeronia sp. NK8 genome contains:
- the cheD gene encoding chemoreceptor glutamine deamidase CheD encodes the protein MSGLPIASNLYFDNHFKKPGVKLLPNEFYMTSEDMVLVTVLGSCVAACINDRTAGIGGMNHFMLPDDGSDASHASSDSMRYGAYAMEVLINELIKRGGRRERFEAKVFGGGAVLAGMTTINIGDRNSEFVRRYLALEKIRIVAEDLQGMHPRKVAFMPRSGQVMVKKLKTAHDPVVVEREQALVQRTPEERAERLAKARARVELFQSNTASTKPRAELFTTNASGVKRPRAELFTSRMKIVEEA
- a CDS encoding DUF2844 domain-containing protein encodes the protein MKAPKQPRHGHLVSALAFVAGALSVCAAAPAYAVLGGDPMSAPQGATSANAVARAAVASGASNASSTSASNYTVRSTTLASGTVINEYLSSEGVVFGIAWHGPRVPDLASLLGSYFPQYQQGLKAQRAARGGRGPVSVQDSGLVVESSGHMGAFAGSAYLPQSLPAGVSASDIQ
- a CDS encoding PAAR domain-containing protein, yielding MTTPIATLGTPTTHGGMVTTASSNLVIDGRPAARVGDTVTCPLHGPGVITGGGLGAIEGRNIAHHGSSTTCGATLIVAGGGPTV
- a CDS encoding chemotaxis response regulator protein-glutamate methylesterase, producing the protein MTLSHAPKIKVLCVDDSALVRSLMTEIINSQPDMHVCATAPDPLVARELIKLHNPDVLTLDVEMPRMDGLDFLEKLMRLRPMPVVMVSSLTERGNEITLRALELGAVDFVTKPKVGIRDGMLDYAEKLADKIRAASRARVKQAAHASSVPANANAAAHKPAPHFNNPLVSTEKLVIVGASTGGTEAIREVLVPLPPDAPAVLIAQHMPPGFTKSFAQRLNGLCRITVKEAEHGERVLPGHAYIAPGHAHLLLARSGANYVAHLSDAAPVNRHRPSVDVLFRSAAQHAGKNAIGVILTGMGRDGAAGLLEMQQAGAYTLAQDEASCVVFGMPREAIAMGGASEIAPLSEMSRRVMARLASMGERVQRV
- the cheY gene encoding chemotaxis response regulator CheY, encoding MDKNMKILVVDDFPTMRRIVRNLLKELGYGNVDEAEDGAAGLARLRGGGFDFVITDWNMPNLDGLSMLQQIRADAALAHLPVLMVTAESKKENIIAAAQAGANGYVVKPFTAATLDEKLTKILEKMAKAGS
- the cheZ gene encoding protein phosphatase CheZ, coding for MNDLTTELAAAVAEAEADPSSDRILARIGQLTRTLRDSMRELGLDKQVEAAAQAVPDARDRLKYVATMTEQAAERALNAIELAKPMQEAMQTEAQALDARWAKWYDAPLAQGEAGELLAQTRTFLQSVPQRTQATNAQLLEIMLAQDFQDLTGQVIKKITDVVYLIEQQLLGVLLENIAPERREQFAASAAALMSSVASGSPESLLNGPQINPEGRSDVVQDQSQVDDLLASLGF
- a CDS encoding DUF3443 domain-containing protein — its product is MHRTTLGLPASSTRRGGFARWLGVLCLSVMLAACGGGDDSSSSSSGGGSSGGGSGGGSGGGSSGTSTANAQPIAANGTNAVPINVNAGVANFVNIPNVSVTVCAPGSSVCQTIDNVQVDTASFGLRILGSAAQSVLGSLPVTRASTGGQLAECAGFADGYTWGTVRTADVKMGTEVASGVPIQIIGDLNASAAPTGTNGCPSGNDENTVGDIGANGILGIGPQTYDCGSGCVSTSLNAMYFSCTNGANCTGVAVPLAQQVANPVAKFAVDNNGVIVQLPPVPDNGAATATGVLIFGIGTQSNNAISGVTKYGTDPYGDLTGTYKGQTYKTFFDSGSNGNFFQDSFPLCSSSSAFYCPSSEQSLSTTIRGTEGNSATVPFQLVSARTLTQGGSKFAFNSLGGQLGMSNFFDFGLPFFFGRHVYVGFELPNSPAYVAF